A genomic region of Gossypium hirsutum isolate 1008001.06 chromosome D01, Gossypium_hirsutum_v2.1, whole genome shotgun sequence contains the following coding sequences:
- the LOC107941317 gene encoding probable BOI-related E3 ubiquitin-protein ligase 3: MAVEARHLNLFPPQFTGNREMMNPIQGNGNMYQTEIGYGVPLSGTTTVAEGFLPLYNSTATAAMKSESSLTYNNNVLPLPRKRSRDSINPILSFPSPVQQQSNNNNGNNKTCFLGHDISFHMEQQQLDIYRIISQHMEKMRVEMEERRKRQARKIMEAIEGGVMKKLKAKEEEIEKIGKLNWALEERVKSLCVENQIWRDLAQTNEATANALRTNLEQVLAAAANNREEAEAAAADEVHDAQSCCGSNWEATAEKTVAGGGGRECRNCGKEEACVLLLPCRHLCLCTICGSTLHVCPVCKSTKNASVHVNL; this comes from the exons ATGGCTGTTGAAGCTAGGCATCTTAATCTTTTCCCCCCTCAGTTTACAGGAAACAG GGAGATGATGAATCCAATTCAAGGAAACGGGAATATGTATCAAACGGAGATTGGGTATGGGGTTCCGTTATCGGGAACCACGACGGTGGCGGAAGGGTTTCTTCCGTTGTATAACTCAACGGCTACGGCGGCGATGAAATCGGAGAGTAGTTTGACGTACAACAACAATGTTCTTCCTTTACCGAGGAAGCGTTCGAGGGATTCGATTAATCCGATCCTTTCGTTTCCTTCACCGGTTCAACAACAAAGTAATAATAACAACGGCAATAATAAGACTTGTTTTCTTGGTCATGATATTTCTTTTCATATGGAGCAACAACAGTTGGATATTTATCGCATCATCTCCCAACAT atggAGAAAATGAGAGTGGAAATGGAGGAAAGAAGGAAGAGACAAGCCAGGAAGATAATGGAAGCAATCGAAGGTGGAGTGATGAAGAAACTAAAAGCCAAAGAAGAAGAGATTGAAAAGATTGGGAAATTAAATTGGGCACTCGAAGAAAGGGTGAAATCACTATGCGTAGAGAACCAAATATGGCGAGATTTGGCTCAAACCAACGAGGCAACAGCCAACGCGTTACGGACCAACTTAGAACAAGTACTCGCCGCCGCTGCCAACAACCGTGAGGAAGCGGAAGCGGCGGCGGCAGACGAGGTGCACGATGCACAATCTTGTTGCGGGAGCAACTGGGAAGCAACAGCGGAGAAAACCGTCGCCGGTGGTGGAGGACGGGAGTGTAGGAATTGCGGGAAGGAAGAAGCGTGTGTGCTGCTGTTGCCGTGTAGGCATTTGTGCTTGTGTACGATTTGTGGGTCTACACTTCACGTTTGCCCCGTTTGTAAATCCACTAAAAATGCTAGTGTTCATGTTAACTTGTGA